One Desulfobacterales bacterium genomic region harbors:
- a CDS encoding ribbon-helix-helix domain-containing protein, translated as MATAKIAITIEENILNRLDLLVKSHTFPNRSKAIQEAIKEKLNKIEQNRLEVECAKLNPEFEQALADEGISSEIEEWPEY; from the coding sequence ATGGCAACCGCGAAAATCGCAATCACAATTGAAGAAAACATTTTGAACCGGCTTGATCTCTTGGTCAAATCTCACACTTTTCCTAATCGCAGCAAGGCTATTCAGGAAGCAATCAAAGAAAAGCTGAACAAGATCGAACAAAATCGGCTGGAAGTTGAATGCGCCAAATTAAATCCTGAGTTTGAACAAGCTCTTGCCGACGAAGGAATATCCTCGGAGATTGAAGAATGGCCGGAATATTAA
- a CDS encoding CDP-alcohol phosphatidyltransferase family protein translates to MPGTTRLSRTLTALFIYGRPPLVFASMLCAVAVLWTREPQIYLAGVILLGIAMGFDLVDGWFAARYHPHPTLADLADRMMDRVVYSIIFPLIVAGMMWRLIFAAPGHTRPEMLHAILVLFLCISVLVRDNFAHFIRGYADQQVPEPEARDFRRLRTMAAAPVAALLYVHAFYLPGGPSLSIYSWVEKLATLPLRFYLSIEILLLIITFGSIAAHFRKYGSLCLDEVCHEDDQLRRLILSFFPNFLTFMNAMMGLLAIFFAYQDRMRAAYLLVLGAAIFDKLDGALARRLGLTEPAAGNDPRPGISLGSILDDIADGISFCLVPALIFYLVLSDSPLAEISGLPLGWIALIYCLFGIGRLIYFTLDPAPIPGFFKGMPTPAAALLVTAPILLYSQALANGSEMTRFWGLFSVGLLPATALLMNLYPVHYLHIGRFTDRHPWFGRLNLALLIISVFTPYFGYLALAYLLAYLLSPLFTHRLEPRS, encoded by the coding sequence ATGCCAGGAACCACCAGACTTTCCCGAACCCTGACCGCGCTCTTTATCTACGGCCGGCCGCCGCTGGTCTTTGCCAGCATGCTCTGCGCCGTGGCCGTGCTCTGGACCCGGGAGCCGCAGATCTACCTTGCCGGGGTAATCCTGCTGGGGATCGCCATGGGCTTCGACCTGGTGGACGGATGGTTTGCGGCCCGCTACCACCCCCATCCCACCCTGGCCGACCTGGCCGACCGGATGATGGACCGGGTGGTCTATTCGATCATCTTCCCGCTGATCGTCGCCGGCATGATGTGGCGGCTGATCTTTGCCGCGCCCGGCCATACCCGGCCGGAGATGCTGCACGCGATTCTGGTCCTCTTTCTCTGCATCAGCGTGCTGGTCCGGGACAATTTCGCCCACTTTATCCGCGGCTATGCCGACCAGCAGGTTCCGGAACCCGAGGCCCGGGATTTCCGCCGGCTGCGGACCATGGCCGCGGCGCCGGTGGCGGCCCTGCTCTATGTGCATGCCTTCTACCTCCCGGGCGGCCCCTCGCTTTCAATCTACAGCTGGGTGGAAAAACTGGCCACCCTGCCCCTTCGCTTCTATCTCAGCATCGAAATCCTGCTGTTGATCATCACCTTCGGCTCCATTGCCGCCCATTTCCGGAAATATGGCTCCCTCTGCCTGGACGAGGTATGTCATGAGGACGATCAGCTCCGGCGGCTGATTCTCTCCTTTTTTCCCAATTTCCTTACCTTCATGAACGCGATGATGGGGTTGCTGGCCATCTTTTTCGCTTACCAGGACCGGATGCGGGCCGCCTACCTGCTGGTACTCGGCGCGGCGATCTTCGACAAACTGGACGGGGCCCTGGCCCGGCGACTGGGGCTGACCGAGCCGGCGGCCGGCAACGATCCCCGGCCGGGTATCAGCCTGGGCTCCATTCTGGACGATATTGCCGACGGGATCAGCTTCTGCCTGGTCCCGGCCCTGATCTTCTACCTGGTCCTCTCCGACTCGCCGCTGGCCGAGATCTCCGGCCTGCCCCTGGGCTGGATCGCCCTTATCTATTGCCTGTTCGGTATCGGCCGGCTCATCTACTTCACCCTGGACCCGGCGCCGATTCCCGGTTTTTTCAAAGGCATGCCCACCCCTGCCGCCGCTCTCCTGGTCACCGCGCCGATACTGCTCTACAGCCAGGCCCTGGCCAACGGCTCGGAGATGACCCGCTTCTGGGGACTGTTCAGCGTCGGCCTGCTGCCGGCCACTGCCCTGCTGATGAACCTCTACCCGGTCCACTACCTCCACATCGGCCGTTTTACGGATCGCCATCCCTGGTTCGGCCGGCTGAACCTGGCCCTGCTCATCATCTCGGTATTCACCCCCTATTTCGGCTACCTGGCCCTGGCCTATCTGCTCGCCTACCTCCTGTCGCCGCTATTCACCCATAGGCTTGAACCCCGTTCCTAA
- the ettA gene encoding energy-dependent translational throttle protein EttA: MGDEANKIIYSMIGVSKFYDKKPVLENINLSYFYGAKIGVLGLNGSGKSSLLRILAGKDKEFNGRISLAPGHTIGMLEQEPRLDQTRTVREIVEQGVQETVDLLNEFNAINEKFAEPMADKEMNELIERQGRVQEKLDHLNAWELDSRLEMAMDALRCPPGDTRVTLLSGGEKRRVALCRLLLQKPDILLLDEPTNHLDAESVAWLEHHLQRYPGTVIAVTHDRYFLDNVAGWILELDRGRGIPWKGNYSSWLEQKEKRLQHTEKQESSRRKTLQRELEWIRMTPKGRHAKSRARISAYEKLLAQDDDRRIRELEIYIPPGPRLGKVVIEADKVNKSFGDKILMQEMSFGLPPGGIVGVIGPNGAGKTTLFKMITGRDRPDSGSIRLGETVKLAYVDQSRDSLDPDKTIWEAISDGREMLRLGSREVNSRAYVARFNFSGSEQQKKVGLLSGGQRNRVHLARMLKQGANVLLLDEPTNDLDVNTLRALEEALENFAGCAVVISHDRWFLDRIATHILAFEGDSHVEWFEGNYSEYEADRRARLGAAADQPHRIKYRQLTRT; the protein is encoded by the coding sequence ATGGGCGACGAAGCGAACAAAATCATCTACTCCATGATCGGGGTAAGTAAGTTCTATGATAAAAAACCGGTGCTTGAGAACATCAATCTCTCCTACTTCTACGGCGCCAAAATCGGGGTGCTGGGCCTGAACGGCTCGGGCAAGAGTTCGCTGTTGCGCATCCTGGCCGGCAAGGACAAGGAGTTCAACGGCAGGATCAGCCTGGCGCCGGGCCATACCATCGGCATGCTGGAGCAGGAACCGCGGCTTGACCAGACCAGGACGGTGCGGGAGATTGTCGAGCAGGGGGTCCAGGAAACCGTGGACCTGCTGAACGAGTTCAATGCGATCAATGAAAAATTCGCCGAGCCCATGGCCGATAAGGAGATGAACGAGCTGATCGAACGCCAGGGCCGGGTCCAGGAAAAGCTTGATCATCTGAACGCCTGGGAACTGGACAGCCGGCTGGAAATGGCCATGGACGCCCTGCGCTGTCCCCCGGGCGATACCCGGGTCACGCTCCTGTCCGGGGGCGAGAAACGGCGGGTGGCCCTCTGCCGGCTGCTGCTGCAGAAGCCGGATATCCTCCTGCTCGACGAGCCCACCAACCACCTGGACGCCGAATCCGTGGCCTGGCTGGAGCACCATCTCCAGCGCTATCCGGGCACTGTGATCGCGGTGACCCATGACCGCTATTTTCTCGACAACGTGGCCGGCTGGATCCTGGAGCTGGACCGGGGCCGGGGCATTCCCTGGAAGGGCAACTATTCCTCCTGGCTGGAACAGAAGGAAAAGCGGCTCCAGCACACGGAGAAGCAGGAATCCAGCCGCCGCAAGACCCTGCAACGCGAACTGGAATGGATCCGGATGACGCCCAAGGGCCGGCACGCCAAATCCAGGGCCCGGATCAGCGCCTATGAAAAACTCCTGGCCCAGGATGATGACCGCCGGATCAGGGAACTGGAAATTTATATCCCGCCCGGTCCACGGCTGGGCAAGGTGGTGATCGAGGCGGACAAGGTAAACAAATCGTTCGGCGATAAAATCCTGATGCAGGAGATGAGCTTCGGGCTGCCGCCGGGTGGTATCGTCGGGGTGATCGGCCCCAACGGCGCCGGCAAGACCACCCTGTTCAAGATGATCACCGGCCGGGACAGGCCGGACTCCGGCTCCATCCGGCTCGGCGAGACAGTGAAACTGGCTTATGTCGATCAGTCCCGCGATTCCCTTGACCCGGACAAGACGATCTGGGAGGCGATCAGCGACGGCCGGGAGATGCTCCGGCTGGGCAGCCGGGAGGTCAATTCCCGGGCCTATGTGGCCCGGTTCAACTTCTCGGGCAGCGAACAGCAGAAAAAGGTGGGCCTCCTGTCCGGCGGCCAGCGCAACCGGGTCCACCTGGCCCGGATGCTGAAGCAGGGGGCCAATGTCCTGCTTCTGGACGAGCCTACCAATGACCTGGACGTCAACACCCTGCGCGCCCTGGAAGAGGCCCTGGAGAACTTTGCCGGCTGCGCAGTGGTGATCAGCCATGACCGCTGGTTCCTGGACCGGATCGCCACCCATATCCTGGCCTTTGAAGGAGACAGCCACGTCGAGTGGTTTGAGGGAAATTACTCGGAATACGAGGCAGACCGCCGGGCCCGGCTCGGCGCGGCCGCTGACCAGCCGCACCGGATCAAGTACCGGCAGTTGACCCGGACATAA
- the thiC gene encoding phosphomethylpyrimidine synthase ThiC codes for MKTQIELARQGVVSPLMAQVAAEEDFSGEIIRQRVATGEIVIPNNPNRKQQKTVGIGTGLRTKVNASIGTSSDISDIELEVRKARVAEQEQADTLMELSTGGDLDAIRRAVLAGCSLPVGNVPLYQAFAEASRRYRNPNKLDPEYLFELIERQLVDGISFMAIHCGINRFSIERLRKQGYRYGGLVSKGGTFMVSWMEYHNRENPLYEQFDRVCELMKKYDAVLSLGNGIRAGAIHDSHDRAQMAEMIINCELADLGREMGCQMMVEGPGHVPLDEIEANIMLEKRMSNNAPYYVLGPLPADSGAGYDHITAAVGAANAARYGADLICYITPAEHLALPNEDDVREGLRATRLAARIGDIAKYPDRREQEKKVALARRDSRWQDHLGLLMFPEKAEEIRRGRVPEDRKTCTMCGDFCAMVRGSSLFGKDIRGDKATCPQAPTS; via the coding sequence ATGAAAACCCAGATCGAACTGGCCCGGCAAGGGGTGGTCAGCCCGCTGATGGCCCAGGTGGCGGCCGAGGAAGATTTTTCCGGGGAGATCATCCGCCAGCGGGTGGCAACCGGCGAAATCGTGATCCCCAACAACCCCAACCGCAAGCAGCAGAAAACAGTGGGCATCGGCACCGGCCTGCGCACCAAGGTCAACGCCTCCATCGGCACCTCCTCGGATATCAGCGACATCGAGCTGGAGGTGCGCAAGGCCCGGGTTGCCGAGCAGGAGCAGGCCGATACCCTGATGGAGCTTTCCACTGGCGGCGACCTGGACGCGATCCGGCGGGCGGTGCTGGCCGGCTGCTCCCTGCCGGTGGGCAATGTTCCGCTCTACCAGGCCTTTGCCGAGGCGAGCCGCAGATACCGCAACCCCAACAAGCTGGATCCCGAATACCTGTTCGAGTTGATCGAACGCCAGTTGGTTGACGGTATCTCCTTTATGGCGATCCACTGCGGGATCAACCGCTTCAGCATCGAGCGGCTGCGCAAACAGGGCTACCGGTACGGCGGCCTGGTCTCCAAGGGCGGCACCTTCATGGTCTCGTGGATGGAATACCATAACCGGGAAAACCCGCTCTACGAACAATTCGACCGGGTCTGCGAGCTGATGAAAAAATATGACGCCGTGCTTTCGCTGGGCAACGGCATCCGGGCCGGGGCGATCCATGACAGCCATGACCGGGCCCAGATGGCGGAGATGATCATCAACTGCGAGCTGGCCGACCTGGGCCGGGAAATGGGCTGCCAGATGATGGTGGAAGGTCCGGGCCATGTGCCCCTGGACGAGATCGAGGCTAACATCATGCTGGAGAAACGGATGAGCAACAATGCGCCCTACTATGTGCTAGGCCCCCTGCCGGCGGACAGCGGCGCTGGCTACGACCATATCACCGCGGCCGTCGGCGCGGCCAACGCGGCCCGTTACGGGGCGGACCTGATCTGCTACATCACCCCGGCCGAACACCTGGCCCTGCCCAATGAGGATGATGTGCGGGAAGGGCTCCGGGCCACCCGGCTGGCGGCCCGGATCGGGGACATTGCCAAGTACCCGGACCGCCGCGAGCAGGAGAAAAAGGTGGCCCTGGCCCGGCGCGACAGCCGCTGGCAGGATCATCTCGGCCTGCTGATGTTCCCGGAAAAGGCGGAAGAGATCCGCCGCGGCCGGGTCCCGGAAGACCGGAAAACCTGCACCATGTGCGGCGATTTCTGTGCCATGGTGCGGGGCAGCAGCCTGTTCGGCAAGGATATCCGCGGCGACAAGGCGACCTGTCCCCAGGCCCCTACCTCCTGA
- a CDS encoding PilZ domain-containing protein: MGERDRRIHARVPASFKVNYIHRKNYIISFNRDISVDGMFICAADPPPVGSQVKLLFSFGALKEVEVPAAVVWVKRGKDPLERGMGVQFLDQPTLELKENILHYIDRIKVLHPELGNA, translated from the coding sequence ATGGGCGAAAGGGACCGCCGGATTCATGCACGCGTTCCGGCCAGCTTCAAGGTCAACTATATCCACCGGAAAAATTATATCATCTCGTTCAACCGGGATATTTCAGTGGACGGGATGTTCATCTGCGCCGCAGACCCGCCGCCGGTGGGCAGCCAGGTCAAACTGCTCTTCTCCTTCGGCGCCCTCAAGGAGGTGGAGGTCCCGGCGGCGGTGGTCTGGGTCAAGCGCGGCAAAGATCCCTTGGAGCGGGGCATGGGGGTACAGTTTCTCGACCAGCCGACTCTGGAATTAAAGGAGAATATTCTCCATTACATCGACCGGATCAAGGTCCTTCATCCCGAACTGGGAAATGCCTGA
- a CDS encoding type II toxin-antitoxin system PemK/MazF family toxin: MAGILRGDICWANLNPAIGHEQAGLRPVLILSRDVFNKHSGTVIAVAITSQPQKAGFPLTLELSSSKLPKKSWAKISQIRTLSIKRLGKKIGKASSKELGFVIEGLNEIILG, from the coding sequence ATGGCCGGAATATTAAGAGGTGATATTTGTTGGGCAAACTTAAATCCTGCTATTGGGCACGAACAGGCAGGTCTGCGGCCTGTTCTTATTCTGAGTCGTGATGTTTTCAACAAACATTCCGGCACCGTAATCGCTGTTGCAATCACCAGCCAGCCGCAGAAAGCCGGTTTCCCGTTGACCCTCGAACTGAGCAGTTCAAAACTTCCCAAGAAGTCCTGGGCAAAAATAAGCCAGATCAGAACCCTGTCAATTAAACGACTTGGCAAGAAAATCGGCAAGGCCTCCAGTAAAGAATTAGGTTTCGTGATAGAAGGGCTTAATGAAATAATTCTGGGCTAA
- a CDS encoding GIY-YIG nuclease family protein, whose product MEPETETSRPWYVYIVRCRDESLYTGITTDVGRRVMEHNHETNGARYTRPRRPVRLVYQEQAPSRSAALKQEARIKRLRAPAKKRLIAAQPAGGNKGVTFSDAESDNRP is encoded by the coding sequence ATGGAACCGGAAACAGAAACGAGCAGACCCTGGTATGTCTATATTGTCCGCTGCCGGGACGAAAGTCTTTATACCGGAATTACCACGGACGTGGGCCGCCGGGTAATGGAACATAATCACGAGACAAACGGGGCCCGCTACACCCGGCCGCGGCGGCCGGTGCGCCTGGTATATCAGGAACAGGCCCCCTCCCGCTCCGCGGCCCTGAAACAGGAGGCGCGGATAAAGCGACTAAGGGCCCCGGCCAAAAAGCGGCTGATCGCGGCCCAACCGGCCGGGGGTAATAAGGGCGTTACCTTTTCCGATGCGGAAAGTGACAACAGGCCTTGA
- a CDS encoding type II toxin-antitoxin system RelE/ParE family toxin, with protein MYRIFETEGFLADLEQDFEGRRDKIKKKLREHIYPQLKKSPDFGLNIKKLRHYNPPAWRYRIGSYRFFYQINHEEKIVIMTVAEHRRQSYRR; from the coding sequence ATGTATAGAATATTCGAGACCGAAGGCTTTCTGGCGGACCTTGAGCAGGACTTTGAAGGACGGCGGGACAAGATCAAAAAGAAACTGCGTGAACATATCTATCCCCAGCTGAAAAAATCGCCTGACTTCGGTCTTAATATCAAAAAACTGCGGCATTACAACCCTCCAGCCTGGCGTTACCGAATCGGCAGCTACCGCTTTTTCTATCAAATCAACCATGAAGAAAAAATCGTCATCATGACGGTTGCTGAGCACCGGCGCCAGAGTTACCGCCGCTGA
- the ppsR gene encoding pyruvate, phosphate dikinase/phosphoenolpyruvate synthase regulator has translation MWSSKDVYYISDGTGILATNLGQALICQFPETSFNEERFPFIRTRKEAEEILAHILKRSAGRRPLVFSTIIDGEVRSIFDSPEVEFFDAFGGFLDRLETCIEAEALREPGFSHHINDVAMNRRVEAINYCLAHDDGTKADEYDEAEVILLGVSRAGKTPVSVYLATQMGLRSANFPLTSEYLNSYRLPESILMNRKKVVALTTSPELLHSVREKRYAGSKYARMSTCIEEIQQARQIFLKQKIPVVSTAGKSIEEIATQVIQHLGVSRKSLL, from the coding sequence ATGTGGAGTTCCAAGGATGTTTACTATATTTCCGACGGCACCGGGATCCTGGCCACCAACCTGGGCCAGGCCCTGATCTGCCAGTTCCCGGAGACCAGTTTCAACGAGGAGCGCTTTCCCTTTATCCGGACCAGGAAGGAAGCGGAAGAGATCCTGGCCCATATTCTCAAGCGTTCGGCCGGCCGGCGGCCCCTGGTTTTCAGCACCATCATCGATGGCGAGGTCCGGTCGATCTTTGATTCGCCGGAGGTGGAGTTCTTTGATGCCTTTGGCGGTTTTCTCGACCGGCTGGAGACCTGCATCGAGGCCGAGGCATTACGCGAGCCGGGATTTTCCCATCATATCAACGATGTGGCCATGAACCGGCGGGTCGAGGCGATCAACTACTGCCTGGCCCACGACGACGGCACCAAGGCCGACGAGTATGACGAGGCCGAGGTGATTCTGCTCGGGGTCTCCCGGGCCGGCAAGACCCCGGTAAGTGTTTATCTCGCCACCCAGATGGGACTGCGTTCCGCCAATTTCCCCCTTACCTCGGAGTACCTGAACAGCTACCGGCTGCCGGAGTCGATCCTGATGAACCGGAAAAAGGTGGTGGCCCTGACCACCTCGCCGGAACTGCTGCACAGTGTTCGGGAAAAACGCTACGCCGGGAGCAAGTACGCCAGGATGTCCACCTGTATCGAAGAGATCCAGCAGGCCCGGCAGATTTTTCTGAAGCAGAAGATCCCGGTGGTGAGTACGGCGGGCAAATCCATTGAGGAGATCGCCACCCAGGTAATCCAGCACCTGGGGGTTTCGCGCAAATCCCTGTTATGA
- a CDS encoding lysophospholipase, with amino-acid sequence MKDHDWRQSKDNSIGLDQPAVLEILFHPRPEVVGPLPPRAEDHLVPVSDGAQLGARFHLAAPDEPHILFFHGNGETVNDYDQVGARFSATGLSFLAVDFRGYGISTGTPRASTLLSDAHLVFAMVREWMAAGNRSGPLLLMGRSLGTACAVELAVAHMDDIAGLIIESGFATTLPLLIRLGVDVNGLGLTEADGFGNVRKIERMTKAILLIHGQNDQIIPVAEAAILHAQCSARNKELQIVPGADHNSIIARTGRMYFEVIKRFVHKACGIRAKRRRRQKKS; translated from the coding sequence GTGAAAGATCACGATTGGCGGCAGAGTAAAGATAATTCAATCGGGCTGGATCAGCCGGCTGTACTGGAAATCCTTTTCCACCCTCGCCCGGAGGTGGTGGGCCCGTTGCCGCCCCGGGCCGAGGACCATCTTGTTCCGGTGAGCGATGGAGCGCAACTGGGGGCCCGCTTTCACCTGGCTGCCCCGGATGAGCCCCATATTCTTTTTTTTCACGGCAACGGCGAGACGGTCAATGATTATGACCAGGTCGGTGCCCGGTTCAGCGCCACGGGCCTCAGCTTTCTTGCCGTGGATTTCCGGGGCTACGGCATCAGCACCGGGACCCCGCGGGCCTCGACCCTGCTCAGCGACGCCCATCTGGTGTTTGCAATGGTCCGGGAATGGATGGCCGCCGGTAACCGGAGCGGGCCCCTGCTGCTGATGGGCCGGTCCCTGGGCACTGCCTGCGCCGTGGAGCTGGCCGTGGCCCATATGGATGATATTGCCGGCCTGATCATTGAAAGCGGCTTTGCCACCACCCTGCCCCTGCTGATCCGGCTGGGGGTCGATGTGAACGGGCTGGGTCTGACCGAGGCGGACGGCTTTGGCAACGTGCGCAAGATCGAGCGGATGACCAAAGCGATCCTGCTCATCCATGGTCAGAACGACCAGATTATTCCGGTGGCCGAGGCTGCCATTCTCCATGCCCAGTGCAGTGCCCGCAACAAGGAGTTGCAGATTGTGCCTGGCGCGGATCATAACTCGATCATCGCCAGAACCGGCAGGATGTACTTTGAGGTCATCAAGCGGTTTGTCCACAAGGCCTGCGGGATCCGCGCGAAACGGCGGCGCAGGCAAAAGAAGTCATAA